The Spirochaeta lutea DNA window CGGGATCCGATGACCCCACCAAAGCTGCCGGCTGATACACCAATCACGGATATTCCGCATCCAGTGGGTGTAGGTATTCTCCCATTTTTTCGGATAGAAGGTGATCTTCCCGTCCTCCCAGGCCCTCAGCGCCTTCTGGGCCAGGGGCTGCATTCGAACAAACCATTGTTCAGAGAGGTAGGGTTCAATCACCGTATCGGTGCGGTAACAGTGACCGACCTGATGCACATGGTCCTCCGCATCCACGAAGAACCCCTCCTCCTCCATCCTTCGTACCACGGCCTTCCGCGCTTCTTGCATGGAAAGCCCGCGGTATTCCGACGGAACGGAAGCATTCAGGGTGCCGTCGGGGTTCATAATATTGATCAGCTCTAGGTCATGCCGTTTTCCGATTTCGTAATCGTTGGGATCATGGGCTGGGGTGATTTTAACGGCACCGGTACCAAACTCCCGGTCTACGTACCCATCAGCAATGATGGGAATCAACCGATCCGTCAACGGCAGCCGTACCTTGGTGCCTACCAACCCAGCATACCGCTCGTCTTCGGGATGCACCGCGATAGCCGTATCCCCCAACATGGTCTCCGGCCGGGTCGTTGCAATCTGAACAAACCCGGATCCGTCCTCCAGGGGGTACCGAAAGTGGTAGAGTTTTCCCTTCACTTCCTTAAACTCAACCTCATCATCCGACAGCGCAGATTGCACCCCCACGGACCAGTTTACCAGGTAGGTTCCCTTGTAGATGAGGCCGCGCTCATATAAGGAGACAAACACCTCTTTGACAGCATCGCTCAAGCCCTGGTCCAGGGTAAACCGCTCCCGGGTCCAATCGCAGCTCGCTCCGATCTTCTTGAGCTGATCCGTTATTATCCGATGGTGTTCTTCCTTAACCTTCCAGGTTTCATCCAGGAAGGCCCGGCGTCCCAGCTCCTCACGGCTGGTCCCATGCTTCCGCAGTCGCTTTTCTACGATGTTCTGGGTCGCGATTCCTGCATGGTCGGTACCGGGTACCCAGAGAGTAGGGTCGCCCTTCATGCGGTGGTAGCGAACCAGTATGTCCTGGAGACTATTGTTCAAACCGTGTCCGAGGTGGAGTACACCCGTGACATTAGGGGGAGGAATGACCACTACATAGGGGTTCTCACCGTCCTTCGGGGTTCTGGGCTGAAAATACCCCCCCTGCTCCCAGTAATGGTAGATCCGGTTTTCGAAGTCCCGGGGATTGTACGTCTTTTCAAGTTCAATGGCTTTCATAGCTCCTCCCTCTCATTTAGAAGGGGAGTGTATCAAAAAAAACAGCAGGCGTTCAAGAAAGCACCATTGAAGCCCTTCCCCCCTCACCCAGGGGATGGTAATCCGGTTCAGCCCCTGGCTGGTCGTTGCCTACCAGGAGTCACGGTAGAGCCGGTAGGTCTTGGTGCGTTCAAGCCCCAGATTAACCAATGCTCGGTTCATTCGATGGTTGTTCTCCAAGATCCAATTAGCCTCCAGGCGAATCCCCCGGGGAGCCAGGGCCTCGTACAGACTCATGTACAGCAGGGCATCCAAACCCCGGCCGTGGTACTCCGGCAGCACCGCCAGGCCGAAGAGACGGTAATCCCGTACCCGCGGCAGGGTTGTCAGCAGGTGAGTCCACCCGAAGGGCAAAAGCCTGCCCCTGGTTTTCTCCAGCACGAGGTTAAAATCAGGCCACCCCAGACAGAACCCCACGGGGCGCCCCTGATCCTCTACAAACCAGATTGCCCTGGGATCGATGATGGGCCGCAGTCGCTTTACCATATCCCCCATCACCTCTCGGCTCACCGGTACGTAGCCCCAATTCGCAGCAAGGGCGATATTAGAAATTTCGTAGATGGCGTCAGCCTCCCGGTCAATCCGCCGGGGATCAAAGGGCCGCAGGGAAAACCCGGGATTTCGCTTAAAGAATAGTTCCCGAAAGCGCTGATAGCGGTGGGGTATGGTGTAGCCGGTTTTGGCATCGGCTTGGTATGCATACAGATCCATTGCCTTTTCCAGACCAGCCATGATGAGATTGTCATGGTAATACCGGTAGTTGTAGGGGGTAAGAAACATGGCGGACTCATCAAACCCCTGAATCAACACCCCCCAAAATTCCGCCACCGGGTTAATGGGTCCGAGAATCCCCCGCAACCCCCGATCAGCAGCCCAGACCTTAGCACGGTCCATGAGAGATTTGGTTACCCTCCGGTCGTTCACCGCATCGTAGGCGCCGAATAGGGCAACCTGTTCCCCTTGGGACTCATTGAAGGCCCGGTCATGGTACACCATCAGCCGCCCCAGGGGCCTCTCCCGGGTGATGTCCTGAGAATCGTAGGCAAGCAAGAGGGTAAAATCCACACCATCCAGCATCGGGTTGGAGGATTGATATCCCCGACGTTCATCCGACCAGAGGGGCGGTACCCATCGGGATTCCTGGGCATAGAGCCGTGCGGGAAGACGATAGAACTGACGGTATAACCGGGGCGAATCAACCTCTAAGACTTGGTAGGACTCCATAACCGCGGTTACCGTGCCACGGTATCCCGGCTTCGGGAGATCCGTTGGAGCTTCCGGTAATACTGAGCCTGTTTGAGAACCTCATCAATATCCGAGCAGAACACACGGTTTTCCATGGCCCGGATTTTGGGATTTTTCATGAGCTCCATGAGAGCACGATCACCCTCGGGCTTGCTGAGCCCCACCATATGAACCAACTCCTTAGCCCCGAAGTCAAAGGTATGCGCCTCGTTGGCCTTTATGGGTATCCTGTTTTTCTCCAGCTGGATAAGCAGGACATCGTAGAGTTTTCCTACCGGATCGCTCAGGAGGGTATTAGCAAGCTGTTTGTAAATAAACCAGATCCGCTCGGAAAGCAGGGTTGTCAGTCGGGAAATAATCTGGGGTTGGGTTTTTACCATCCGGGCGAAATTTTCCTTCGTAACCGCCAGTAACACCGAGTCCTCAAAGGCGATAGCGCTGGCACTACGGGGTTTATTTTCCAGGAGAGCCATCTCCCCGAAGATATCTCCCTGCTTGAGTACTGCGAGGAGCACCTCATTTCCGTTTACAATCTTGGTAATCTTAACCGACCCCTTTTGGATGATGTACAGCTCCTTCCCGGGCATCGCCTCAGAAAAGACCATGGTATCCTTGGGGTACTGCCGGGTAAAAGTCTCTGTCTCATCCTCCAGAAACACAGCCTTTGAATAGGGCTTGATCTTCATGATCCGCTGTTTCGCCGTATTCACATGCATTCCCTGGGGGCAGAACTTCAGATACTGGTAGTAGGCGTAATAGGCTTGATTGTACTGGTTCTGTTTTGCGTAGTACTCAGCCACCTCAAATAGATGGTTAATATCCTCATCCGCGTTAGTGGTTTTTTGGGTTAACCGGGCCAGGGCCTGGTCAAGATACCGCATACGCCGGGAAAAGCTCTCGATAATCTTCATGGCTACCGGGGTATTCCGTTCAATCAGGGTACCGTAATTCTCACGGGTTACCGAGATCAGAGAACAATCGGTTATGGCCTGGGCTGTTTCAATATGACTGTGACCGGACATGGTAGCCACAACCCCGAAAAAATCTCCAGGCCCAAGGAGGTTCCCCCCCTCTTCAGCAACCACCTCAACCTCTTTGCTAATGCGGACCTTCCCCTGGCGAATAATAAAAAACTGATTTGCGTTCTGTTTACCTTCAACAATGATGTATGCACCTTTGTTAAAGTTCACCATGGAAAGCTGTAAAGGGTTGCTCATACCGTATCCCGTAGTTAGTCTTAGTTCAAAGTATACGGAGCGCCCTGGGCTAAGTCAATTGTGATAGCCTGGGAACTTCTTCCTCCAGGATAATCATTTCCGGAATCGCTCCATCCAATACAAAAAACCCGAGGATTTTCCTCGGGTTTTCCAGCATACCACATCTCCAAGGTTTTGCTACCTATTGTTGTGAAGTTCTTGGGAATTTTGCACTGAACTGGGATACTGCATGGGCAACGGAAGCAACGGTAGCATCATCACCCTTGCTGGACAAAACGGTGTAGATGAACTCACCCACCGTACGCATATCATCCTCCTTCAGTCCCCGGGTCGTGAGGGCCGGGGTCCCGATCCGGATACCGCTGGTAACGAAGGGGCTCTTGGTATCGTAGGGAATGGCATTCTTGTTCACCGTAATGTTGGCCTTATCCAGCATCTGTTCCGCCTCTTTTCCGGTAATCCCCAGGCTGGTCACATCCATAAGCATCAGATGGTTATCCGTTCCTCCGGAGATGAGACGCAGCCCCTTGGAGGTAAAGTAATCAGCCAAGACCTTGGCGTTCTTGACGATTTGTTTCTGGTAATCCACGAAGGAGGGTTCTAGGGCTTCTTTAAATGCCACAGCTTTGGCGGCGATAATATGCATCAACGGTCCCCCCTGGATCCCAGGCATAATGGAAGAATCCAGCAACTCGCTCCACAGCTTGGTCCTGCCGGATTTTGCTGCCACCTTGCCGATGGTATTCTCCCCATCCTTACCGATGAGGATCATTCCGCCCCGGGGGCCACGAAGGGTCTTATGGGTGGTTGTTGTGGTGAAATGGCTTACCGGTACCGGGTTCGGGTGGAGTTTCGCTGCTACGAGACCGGCAATATGGGCCATATCCGTCATAAACAACGCCCCCACCTCATCGGCAATGGCGCGGAATCGATCAAAATCTATGGTACGCGGATACGCCGATGCACCGGCAATTATTAATTTCGGCTTATGCTCCTGGGCAAGACGTAGAATCTCATCATAATTCAGGGTTTCTGTCTCTTTATCCACACCGTAGTGTACGGCATTGTACAGGGTACCGGATACCGACACGCTGGCCCCATGGGTGAGGTGTCCACCGTGAGCGAGGTCCATACCCAAGATGGTATCACCAGGCTCAAGGACGGTATTGTACACACCGATGTTCGCGCTTGATCCTGAGTGGGGTTGGACATTCACATGGTCTGCCCCGAACAGCTGCTTCGCCCGGTCTCTGGCAAGGTCTTCCGCCATATCAACATATTCACATCCCCCGTAGTACCGTTTGCCAGGATACCCCTCGGCATACTTATCGGTAAGTACTGTACCGGCGGCCTCAAGTACCCCTGGAGAGGTAAAATTCTCCGATGCGATCATCTCCAGCTTCTCGATTTGCCGTTTTTCCTCTAGACGGACTACCTTATACAGTTCGGGATCTACCTTTTCTAGTATAGACACATGTCGCTCCTTGCTTACGGGGGATTTTATGGCTGCAGGATACGGAATCGGAAATAAGATGTCAACAAAGCTCCCGGCCATCCGGGAATGAATTACTAGAATGTTAGGTAGGGAACTTTCCAGCGGGCCTGGCTCAAACGGACACCCTGGGTTGTGTAAAAGATTCCCGGAAGTGTCTGGGCAATACCGGGCAGCTTAATACTGGTCAACACGGAGTGCTCCAGGGAATCCATATAACCCCTGGGTTCGGTAGCCAAGAGGATGTGGTAGGCATCAATCCCCCTTCGGTAGAAGTCCTCAGAATCCTTGGGTAATCCGGGATGCTGGCTAACCATTCCGTCCATCAGAGCCGGATCTGCGGGTATCCAGCCCAACCCGGGCAAAAAGTACTCAATCCATGCATGGGGTACCAGATGATTGTAGGGCAGCACTAGAAACCCGTCGATCATCCGGGCCGGCACTCCTCCTGCACGGAGCAGATCCACCCCGAGACTGGCATAGTCCCTGGAAGAGCCAGGGGTTACAACCTGTTCATCCTCCAAAGCCTCGGAGGGGTCGAGCAACACCTCCGTATACCGGCTTGAGAGGCCGTACACCCCCCCGGGCGGACCGGGTTCGAGCTGGCCGGCTAACCAATCGAACACCAGCTGTACTTTGCGGTAGGGATTCGACTGCCTTCCCACAATCCGCGATGCTGCGGCTTGAATCTGGGTACTCGTTGCATGGGGATGGAGAACCCGGTCCAGTCTGTCCCAGCCTTCAACCTCGGGTAAAAAACCCTGATAGTTCCCGGAAACCTGCCCAGGGTCAATCTCATATGACAACCCGATGCTGGTACCCCGAACCCCCAGAGTCAGATCGATCGGCTGTTCACCTGTCCCGTCAGGTCCTAGGGCGATGACATAGTCCTGACCGGGCTGCTCTGCCACCCGTCGGACGGCTCGCCAACCCTCATCCAGACCACTGATGGTTTCTGTTTTTTCATGAATCCGTTGGTAAGGTCGCTGGGGAGGGAGGGGCACCCGGATAATGAGTTTATCCTGGGGTTGCCCCTGGGTCACCCGGGTCTCTAATCCGTAATGGATCATCCAGTTCTGGTGGGAAACCTCAACGGCGGGCAACTCGGATTGTATGAGTATGGGGACGGTCAGGGTAACCGGTTCCCTTCCGGGAAATTTCAGGGTTACATCCCCGCTACGAGCCCAGGTAGGAATAAAAAACCCGACACTCCCCCGCATCCAGAACTGAGGAACAACAGCTCCGTTCTCCCCCTGGCTATCCGGGAGGTAAACTGCACCGTTTCCCTGGATATCAGGAATTGATGGATGCTTCACTGTAACAAGGGCACCGGTGGTGTATCCTCGGGCGGCTGAGGACAGGACTGGTTCCAATTGTATATCTGAATTGGATTCCAAGCCCTCCCCGGAGCCTGGGGCTTGACTCTCCGCCCTGCGGGGAACCTGGGCCCGGTTCGCAAAAAGCAGACCGTTACTTTGGCCATGGTTGGTTTCCAGGGTGATGAGCCCGGATTGCACAGAATCCGGAACCCTCAGGCTGATCCGCTGGGGTGTCCACTCGATAATCCGGCTCTGGGTTACCCGTGTGCCGGCAATGAAAATCTGCGAGCTCCCCCTGTTGGATCCGAAATGCCTTCCTTCGATAACCAACACCTCACCGGGAGAGGCAATACGGGGGTAGACTCCATCGAGGTAGGGCGGCCGGGACGCCTGGTACCAGAGAACAGCGAGCAGAACAACTAACACGCCGCCGGAAAGCAGTAACCAGAGCCGGATTTTTGTAAAGGAAGGTCTCATTGCCCTTCCTGGCTTTTTTCAAGAAATTCCGAGAGGGATTGGATACGAATATGGAGGACCAGGTTTGCCTTTCCAAGTCCGGCTTCCTGTGAATCGACCCCCAGGGGGTAGAAAATCACCGGATCCCCTAACACGATGGGCACCGAAGTAAAGGCAGATTGATACTGTACCTCCTTCGTCCCCTCATCCCGCAACCAGGTCTGTCCCTTCGCCAGGAGAACTACATCGCCATTTTGCTGGGTAAAGGGAGTAAATTCCGCCTCAATAGTCAGGTTCAGCCCGTTGATACGGATCTGCACGCCCTTCCCGTAGACCGTAATCTCCCGGAACTGCATGCTCCATAGAATCCGGTCGTCATCAGATTCCACCTGGGCTTGAATATCTACTAACAGTGCATCGTCCCGAAGGGCTTCAAGAATGGCCTGGGGATCCTGCTGAATGGCATCCTGGCCTGGGGTTACCGTCTCGCCCTGGTTAGGCGTATCCGGAGCGTGTTCGGGAACAGACTGAACCGAGGGAGGATCACCGAGCTGGCTATCCGTCCGGGGTTGTACATCTTGTCCGTAGACTCCCGCAGTAAAACAGAGCATCAAGAGAGAAACAATTG harbors:
- a CDS encoding Crp/Fnr family transcriptional regulator; translation: MSNPLQLSMVNFNKGAYIIVEGKQNANQFFIIRQGKVRISKEVEVVAEEGGNLLGPGDFFGVVATMSGHSHIETAQAITDCSLISVTRENYGTLIERNTPVAMKIIESFSRRMRYLDQALARLTQKTTNADEDINHLFEVAEYYAKQNQYNQAYYAYYQYLKFCPQGMHVNTAKQRIMKIKPYSKAVFLEDETETFTRQYPKDTMVFSEAMPGKELYIIQKGSVKITKIVNGNEVLLAVLKQGDIFGEMALLENKPRSASAIAFEDSVLLAVTKENFARMVKTQPQIISRLTTLLSERIWFIYKQLANTLLSDPVGKLYDVLLIQLEKNRIPIKANEAHTFDFGAKELVHMVGLSKPEGDRALMELMKNPKIRAMENRVFCSDIDEVLKQAQYYRKLQRISRSRDTVAR
- a CDS encoding transglutaminase domain-containing protein — translated: MRPSFTKIRLWLLLSGGVLVVLLAVLWYQASRPPYLDGVYPRIASPGEVLVIEGRHFGSNRGSSQIFIAGTRVTQSRIIEWTPQRISLRVPDSVQSGLITLETNHGQSNGLLFANRAQVPRRAESQAPGSGEGLESNSDIQLEPVLSSAARGYTTGALVTVKHPSIPDIQGNGAVYLPDSQGENGAVVPQFWMRGSVGFFIPTWARSGDVTLKFPGREPVTLTVPILIQSELPAVEVSHQNWMIHYGLETRVTQGQPQDKLIIRVPLPPQRPYQRIHEKTETISGLDEGWRAVRRVAEQPGQDYVIALGPDGTGEQPIDLTLGVRGTSIGLSYEIDPGQVSGNYQGFLPEVEGWDRLDRVLHPHATSTQIQAAASRIVGRQSNPYRKVQLVFDWLAGQLEPGPPGGVYGLSSRYTEVLLDPSEALEDEQVVTPGSSRDYASLGVDLLRAGGVPARMIDGFLVLPYNHLVPHAWIEYFLPGLGWIPADPALMDGMVSQHPGLPKDSEDFYRRGIDAYHILLATEPRGYMDSLEHSVLTSIKLPGIAQTLPGIFYTTQGVRLSQARWKVPYLTF
- a CDS encoding GNAT family N-acetyltransferase, with product MESYQVLEVDSPRLYRQFYRLPARLYAQESRWVPPLWSDERRGYQSSNPMLDGVDFTLLLAYDSQDITRERPLGRLMVYHDRAFNESQGEQVALFGAYDAVNDRRVTKSLMDRAKVWAADRGLRGILGPINPVAEFWGVLIQGFDESAMFLTPYNYRYYHDNLIMAGLEKAMDLYAYQADAKTGYTIPHRYQRFRELFFKRNPGFSLRPFDPRRIDREADAIYEISNIALAANWGYVPVSREVMGDMVKRLRPIIDPRAIWFVEDQGRPVGFCLGWPDFNLVLEKTRGRLLPFGWTHLLTTLPRVRDYRLFGLAVLPEYHGRGLDALLYMSLYEALAPRGIRLEANWILENNHRMNRALVNLGLERTKTYRLYRDSW
- the glyA gene encoding serine hydroxymethyltransferase, whose product is MSILEKVDPELYKVVRLEEKRQIEKLEMIASENFTSPGVLEAAGTVLTDKYAEGYPGKRYYGGCEYVDMAEDLARDRAKQLFGADHVNVQPHSGSSANIGVYNTVLEPGDTILGMDLAHGGHLTHGASVSVSGTLYNAVHYGVDKETETLNYDEILRLAQEHKPKLIIAGASAYPRTIDFDRFRAIADEVGALFMTDMAHIAGLVAAKLHPNPVPVSHFTTTTTHKTLRGPRGGMILIGKDGENTIGKVAAKSGRTKLWSELLDSSIMPGIQGGPLMHIIAAKAVAFKEALEPSFVDYQKQIVKNAKVLADYFTSKGLRLISGGTDNHLMLMDVTSLGITGKEAEQMLDKANITVNKNAIPYDTKSPFVTSGIRIGTPALTTRGLKEDDMRTVGEFIYTVLSSKGDDATVASVAHAVSQFSAKFPRTSQQ